A single genomic interval of Anopheles bellator unplaced genomic scaffold, idAnoBellAS_SP24_06.2 scaffold00171_ctg1, whole genome shotgun sequence harbors:
- the LOC131214187 gene encoding cytochrome P450 4c3-like — protein sequence MFNTLTGARKLYGRRQGFNRVWAGLKPYVLISKATAVEKILSSGKNIEKGRDYDLLKPWIGSGLLTSHAAKWYQRRKLLTPSFHFKILNNFVEVFNKQSFVLVRQLEKQLGNIAGFDCTIYATLTSLDIICETAMGFPIHALEKSDSEYVKAHEKIAEIILERLQKFWLRWDFIFRFTKSYAQHERCLKVLHDFAYNMIRERRSMHRQQKKSTPQVFKEEKPLLTSSGNYGRRQLAFLDLLIELSEDGQQLTDADIREEVDTFILGGHDTTATALAWMLYLLGTEPAVQERVYQEIESIMGKDRSRYPTITELAEMRYLECCIKESLRLFPSIPMLSRTLVSDVDIENYHIPAGTNAVIILYQLHRDAHYFPNPEKFLPERFLPENSGDRHPYAFIPFSAGPRNCIGQKFGALEEKAVLSAVIRHYHIEAVQRREDLVLYGDLVMRTKDGLKIRLSQRN from the exons ATGTTCAATACCCTCACTGGAGCAAGAAAACTATACGGACGTCGGCAGGGCTTCAACCGTGTCTGGGCCGGGCTGAAACCATACGTGTTGATTTCTAAAGCAACAGCTGTAGAG AAAATTCTCTCTAGTGGAAAGAACATCGAAAAGGGTCGTGACTACGATCTGCTGAAACCATGGATCGGCAGCGGACTGCTAACAAGTCACGCTGCTAAATGGTACCAGCGCAGAAAACTCCTTACACCATCATTTCACTTCAAAATACTGAACAACTTCGTAGAGGTGTTTAACAAGCAGAGCTTTGTGCTAGTTCGTCAACTAGAAAAGCAACTCGGTAACATAGCTGGCTTTGACTGTACCATTTATGCCACGTTAACCTCCCTCGATATCATTTGCG AAACAGCAATGGGATTCCCGATTCACGCACTCGAAAAATCAGACTCAGAGTACGTAAAAGCCCACGAAAA AATTGCTGAAATTATTCTTGAACGACTGCAAAAGTTTTGGCTTAGGTGGGACTTCATCTTTCGCTTTACTAAGAGCTACGCTCAGCATGAACGCTGCCTGAAAGTATTACACGACTTTGCATACAACATGATACGTGAGCGCCGTAGTATGCACCgccaacagaaaaaatcaacTCCACAAGTCTTCAAAGAGGAAAAACCATTGTTAACATCGAGCGGCAACTATGGTCGCAGGCAACTGGCTTTTCTTGATCTGCTTATAGAACTTTCGGAGGACGGACAGCAGCTCACCGATGCGGATATACGTGAGGAAGTCGATACCTTTATTCTTGGCGGTCATGACACAACCGCTACAGCACTTGCTTGGATGCTGTACCTGCTTGGCACGGAGCCTGCCGTTCAAGAGCGAGTATATCAGGAGATCGAGTCTATCATGGGTAAAGACCGTTCGCGCTATCCGACGATAACCGAGCTGGCCGAGATGCGATACCTGGAGTGTTGCATCAAGGAAAGCCTTCGACTTTTTCCCAGCATTCCGATGCTCTCGCGTACGCTTGTCAGTGACGTCGACATTGAAAATTATCATATACCTGCTGGCACAAATGCCGTTATCATACTTTATCAATTGCACCGAGATGCACATTACTTTCCTAATCCGGAAAAGTTTCTGCCGGAGCGGTTTCTGCCCGAGAACTCCGGCGATCGTCATCCGTACGCCTTTATTCCTTTCAGTGCCGGGCCGCGCAACTGTATCGGCCAAAAGTTTGGTGCTCTCGAAGAGAAGGCTGTATTGTCTGCCGTAATACGTCATTACCACATCGAAGCAGTGCAGCGTCGAGAAGATTTGGTTTTGTATGGTGATTTAGTGATGCGCACCAAGGATGGTCTCAAAATACGCCTCAGCCAACGAAATTAG